The following nucleotide sequence is from Dehalogenimonas formicexedens.
ACTCGGGAGTAATTTCTCCATCCAAGGCTTTAAGGACTTCATTAGCCGCGTAAGCCTTGTCACGTTTACGACCGGTAATCTCGGTCAGGATACCAGCTTCCAAGAGCGACTTTATCGCCTTCCTGGCGCCCGGGGATGTTATCTTCAGATACTCTTGGGCCGTTTTTGCGCTTAATACTGGCTTCATGAGAATAAGTTCCACCAATTGTACGGCCGTCGGCGGTAAATGCTTCTCTCTGGCAAGCTGCGAATAACTTCGCAGAAGCTCCTGCAGACGCCGTGACCTTGAGACCGCATCCCCGGACTGCTCGGTGACCGCCCTCAAGAAGAACTCTATCCATTCTCGCCATGCGCCTGTGCTACTTACCTTCAAGAGAAGGTCATAATACTCCTCGCGGTGCTGTTCAAAGAAAGCACTCAGGTAAAGCAGTGGATTGCTGAGAACATTTCTCTGGCATAAAAGCAGTGTGACCAAAAGTCGGCCGATACGCCCGTTCCCATCCAGGAACGGATGAATTACCTCAAATTGATAATGAACTAGCGCCGCCTCGACCAGCGGGGGCAGCCTGGTTTCGGCGTGGAGGAACTTCTCCAGCTGACTAAGGCATTCCTGCATCTCAGGTACCGGCGGAGGCACAAATGTTGCCTCATTGAGGGTCGCTCCGGGGTTGCCGATCCAGTTCTGCGACTGGCGAAACTCACCAGGAGTAGCGTGCTGGCCACGTACCCCTTCCATCAGGACTCCATGCAATTCGCGGATAAACCTCAGGCTTAGCGGCAACTCGTTCAGTCGTTTCAGTCCGTACTCCATGGCACGCACATAGTTCTGCACTTCCCTGACGTCACCCCATTTCTCAACCTGCGTTGCCTCAAACAGCAGGAGGTCAGAGAGCGAGGACTGTGTGCCCTCGATACGCGAAGACAGGACTGCCTCTCTCCTGATGAAAGGGTAGATGAGAAGGTGTGGATTGGGCAGCGTTTCGCCCAGGCCAGAAAGAGTCCCCAGAGCTATGTCGGCTTTCGACATGACTGATACCAGGGCATCGTCCCACTCAAGC
It contains:
- a CDS encoding Fic family protein, which codes for MDTALFKKSPSGKLSRATGDYWAFIPDPLPPRLEWDDALVSVMSKADIALGTLSGLGETLPNPHLLIYPFIRREAVLSSRIEGTQSSLSDLLLFEATQVEKWGDVREVQNYVRAMEYGLKRLNELPLSLRFIRELHGVLMEGVRGQHATPGEFRQSQNWIGNPGATLNEATFVPPPVPEMQECLSQLEKFLHAETRLPPLVEAALVHYQFEVIHPFLDGNGRIGRLLVTLLLCQRNVLSNPLLYLSAFFEQHREEYYDLLLKVSSTGAWREWIEFFLRAVTEQSGDAVSRSRRLQELLRSYSQLAREKHLPPTAVQLVELILMKPVLSAKTAQEYLKITSPGARKAIKSLLEAGILTEITGRKRDKAYAANEVLKALDGEITPE